CAAAAGGCCACACTACACATATTCTGTCTCTGAAACAGATGATGGGAATGATTTTCTTTCACTCACATTTCCACGAAAACTTTGGAATATAGTTGAAAGTGATCAGTTTGAATCTATTTGGTGGGATGAGACAGGCACATGTATAGTGATCAATGAAGAACTCTTTAAGAAAGAAGTCTTGGAAAGAAAGGATcctttcagaatatttgaaacCAAGAGTATGAAAAGTTTCATTCGACAGCTTAACCTTTATGGATTTCATAAAAAACCGACAAAGTGTTCAAAGATCGGCTTCACTACCTGTCTttttggaagaagaaaacaacatcTCTCTTTTGAGTAAGGTATTCCAAAATTTTCACTTATTGGCAATATGTCAGATTAAATCATGTGACCTAGAAAGCATGTTCATATATGTAGCTAAAATGGAATTTCAACTTGAGATATCAAATTGTTGaaaaagttttatgtttttgaagTTGAAAACAGCTGGAGGTTAAAATATTGGATGTTAACAAACTTTCCTATCAACTTGAAACCAGATATAAATTCTGAAGCTACTTAAAGTGGTATTTGCTGTATATATACAACATACTTTTAGTTGAGAATATTCTTTCTAACATGTTACCTGTTAAAACTACCAACAGAGgtattttatttgatgttatttAATTGGTTCCATTAAAGGGATACGTTTTTATAACTTAGCTTTGTTTGTCAGTTTTACCTGGGTTTATAAAGCAACtaaataatttaattcttttattttagttACAGACCTACTATAATCCAAATTTCAAAAGAGGCCATCCCCAACTTTTAGTAAGAATGCAAAGAAGAGTTGGAATTAACAATGTGTCTCCAATATCTTCATTAGTTCAAGGTAACAAGAAGCGTGCTAAAGCAAGTGTCAAAAAGGATGATCATAACTCTGAATTTCTTCCCGAAATGAGTGGAGAGAGCGCATTTCCAGCTTCCACAAGTTTAAGTGTGCCTTTCATACAAAAGCCTCATACCAGCCAGATAGTCGCTAATACCAGTGCCCTATCTCCATGTGACTTACCTAACCCATCAGCAATATCAGTTAGACACACAGACCAGATTGTGGTAGATCAacctgaagttttaaaaaaactgagCATTTTTAATTGGCACTCACAGAGAAGCTACACTCAAGCAAACGGCCACGTTGAGGACTTTGCTACTACAACTACATCTACTTCTCAGAACCACATCGAATCTCCATTACAGAGCAGTTATTCTGGACTGATGGTGGAACCTTCTAAATTTCCAGACAGGCATAGCGATATGTCAGCCCATGACAATCCTTTTCTTAACCTGCAAGAGAGAGGCAGCTCATGGTTCTCAGTGCCAACAATCGCTGATACATCTGTCTCCTCTCTTTCAAGTAAACTCATCAATACATCTGCCTCCTCTCTTTCAAGTAAACTCATCAATAATCATCATTACGTGAAAACCATCCTAATTAAAACTGATCTGTCAAATACATGTCAGATTATGGAGCCTAAAGGAGATTGAAATTTACGTTTGGAGATGTCAACAAATATCTACAATTCTTGTATTTGAACAATAAATTTCCATGTTCAActtcatagtttcattttttttatttcaaacaaGGAAGAGTAAAATGAGGCTTTAGTTCAATAGTTGGCTATTTTACTGCATGGTTTTATAAACTCGTCAGTTCAAGAAAATATTCGTTATGCATCCTAGATCAATGACACCTGATATAATATTTGTAAGCAAGCAAATGAGAACAAAGGGAAAAGACGTAATGGATGTAAAGTGATTTCTGAAATCATCCCTGATGAAATGAAGGGGTGCCTAAATTAGGATGTTATGGGTGAAGGAAGAGATTcaaataaagttagaaaaatgaaaatacacagtATGAACTTCAGTGCATTCACACATTATATTCTATTAGTTACTGGTAGAGTCTTAAAAGGTTAGACAGCGATTGCTTTCTTTATAGAAATTCATTCTGTCCTTGAAAATATAGATATTGTAGCATGTCCAAAATCTTGATCACAATTATGCCATCACTGTGATCACAAAGATAACATGACATAATCAGTGGCTGGCCCATGGTCAGCACAAGATACGTACTTTACAAGTGGTATTCTATAGGGTTATTTTTGCTCTGCTGTATTTAAGGCCCATCTTTATTTCCTGACACCATGattccactgtataattccaAATGCAGGTTTAGATGTTGCTTATCTGTCGCCATAGAGACAGAATAAGTTCCTGGTggtgactgcagcacatcagcatGGTTAAAGTTCATGGAAGAAATGATATCTGTTTTCCTTAGTAATTTCATTATCTTTCTCTTATACTGTGCTTCTGAAGCTACAATCACACAAATTATTTCAATCATGCTAAGCCCTTCCTCACAACATTGTCTCAAcactttctttggattggaaggAACTTCTGTTTGCCCTCCCATGAAGGAGAGCACAGATATCAGGTCTTCAATGTATCTTTCACATCAGCTGAAACATAGAGCCTACCAATGGACAAATTTTACGTGCTTACTGAATGATCAATAAAAGAAATGTGATAACCAATCAAATGCTCTACACTTTACTCAACAACATTCTATAACCTGCACTACTATCATAATTCACCTTTGCTATTTACTGAGAAAATGTTCCAAGTtgataaatatgtattatatttacaTGGATGTACGATTTCTCGGGAGGCATGTATTCCCGTGTTTTGAAGAATATTTCACCTTTTgatgtcatttttctcttattaTGTTGTGTCAATCAAAGTCTTTTGCATAGGCAAATAGGAGTAGATGCTTTcttggagttctcttgctttttggaggaCACAATAGgtgttgacaatttaatctcGATTCCCCTGCcctttgtaaatccagcttgaatatctggaaactcatggttcacattctgttgaaaCTTGGCTTGGGAATTTTGAGCAGTTTTTTGCGACTCtgtgctattgctgctgctgctaatttgcgtcagtcatgttcgactctgcgcaaccccgtagacagaagcccaccaggctgtgctgtccctgggattctccaggccaagaacacttgagtggcttgccatttccttctccaatgaatgaaagtgaaaagaaaaagtgaagtcgctcagtcatgcctgactcttcaccaccccatggactgaagccctaccaggctcctccatccatgggattttccaggcaagagtactggggtgggttgccattgccttcttcacagCTGTGTGAGATGTATGCAATTAAGCAGTTGTGTGGACATCCtttgattgcctttctttgaggttgGTATGAAAACTGATCATTTTCAGTCCTCTGGCCAtagctgagtcttccaaatttgttggcatatgtgAGGGCGGCCACACTCAGAGCatcttctttcagaatttgaaatatctcaactgaattccatcacctcacgaGCTTTGTTTGTAAGCATGCTTCCTAAGTCCCGTAGACTTTGTATTACAGGACGTCCATCCCTAGGTGAATGATTCATACCATCGTCCttcactgggtcatgaagacccttTGGGCATagttcatctgtttatttttcccacctcctcttaataGCTTGTACTTCTGTtatgtctgtaccatttctgtcctttattgtgcccatctgtgTATGATTTTTTCCTTggaatctctgattttcttgacgcGATCAGTAAGgataaaattctatttatttcctttatttattggcTTTGATAACTGTGGAAGGTGTTATCTCTTTTTACTATTCCTTAGGACTCTGCATCAAATGTGCAtcgttttcctttttctctttttgttttagcTTCACTACTCTTCTCAGCTCTTTTGAGGCCaggtaactttcagttcagtcgctcagtcatgtccgacgctttgcaaccactgaattgcagcacgccaggcctccctgtccatcaccaactcctggagttcactcagactaacatccgtcgagtcagtgatgccatccagctatgtcatcctctgtcgttccttcTGCtcttgcccacaatccctcccagcatcacagtactttccaatgagtcaactcttcgcataaggtggcaaagtactggagcttcagcttgagcatcattccttccaaggaaatcccagggctgatttccttcagaatggactggtggtaTCTTTTTTCAGTCCAAGAAAATTTCAGGagtctttctccaacaccacagttcaaaagcataattctttggcactcagccttcttcacagtcaactcaCACACATaacatgacctcaggaaaaaccatgccttgactagatggaccctagtcagcaaagtaatgtctctgcttttgaatataacatctaggttggtcataat
The Capra hircus breed San Clemente unplaced genomic scaffold, ASM170441v1, whole genome shotgun sequence DNA segment above includes these coding regions:
- the LOC108635114 gene encoding LOW QUALITY PROTEIN: heat shock transcription factor, Y-linked-like (The sequence of the model RefSeq protein was modified relative to this genomic sequence to represent the inferred CDS: deleted 1 base in 1 codon); the protein is MAHISSEIQDGPPKDESTDSETSIRSSLYDYTTGDSVLRSMIEEYAFQALSEDLVIKRPHYTYSVSETDDGNDFLSLTFPRKLWNIVESDQFESIWWDETGTCIVINEELFKKEVLERKDPFRIFETKSMKSFIRQLNLYGFHKKRQSVQRSASLPVFLEEENNISLLSKLQTYYNPNFKRGHPQLLVRMQRRVGINNVSPISSLVQGNKKRAKASVKKDDHNSEFLPEMSGESAFPASTSLSVPFIQKPHTSQIVANTSALSPCDLPNPSAISVRHTDQIVVDQPEVLKKLSIFNWHSQRSYTQANGHVEDFATTTTSTSQNHIESPLQSSYSGLMVEPSKFPDRHSDMSAHDNPFLNLQERGSSWFSVPTIADTSVSSLSSKLINTSASSLSSKLINNHHYVKTILIKTDLSNTCQIMEPKGD